The sequence GTGTTCCTCGGCTCGCTGCCCCGGGTGGACGGGCCGACCGCGGACGACCGGTCGCGCGCCGCCGACGACCTGCTGCGCGACGCCGAGCTGTTCCTGCGCGCCGTCACCGGGGTGCTGTCCCTGCCGTGGCGCCCGGTCCTGCCCGACGTCGTGGCGGCGTCCCGC comes from Aquipuribacter hungaricus and encodes:
- a CDS encoding SAV_6107 family HEPN domain-containing protein: AVLAVRGRPGPARSRPRSVWQVLPRLAPELTEWAVFLGSLPRVDGPTADDRSRAADDLLRDAELFLRAVTGVLSLPWRPVLPDVVAASR